A region from the Bacteroidota bacterium genome encodes:
- the accC gene encoding acetyl-CoA carboxylase biotin carboxylase subunit, with protein sequence MFNKILIANRGEIALRVIRACRELGIRTVAVYSTADRDSLHVRFADEAVCIGPPPGKESYLNIPRIISAAEITGADAIHPGYGFLSENADFSEICSSHGIKFIGPSPDMIKSMGDKAFAKDTMKKAGVPVVPGSDGLVPTAEKGRAIADQMGYPVIIKATAGGGGRGMRICNSGEEFEKLFNMARTEAESAFGNGAVYVEKFIVEPRHVEIQVLGDQHGTVIHLGERDCSVQRRNQKLIEESPSPAVTPEIRKKMGDAAIKGAKAVNYEGAGTIEFLLDKFGNFYFMEMNTRIQVEHPVTEEVTGLDLIRQQILVAAGEKLKIKSVNLHGHAIECRINAEDPDHDFRPSAGMITSFHAPGGPGVRVDSHAYNGYMIPPNYDSMIGKLIVHADTREEAIERMYRALDEFVIEGVKTTIPFHKKVMKSKLFRSGHFDTKFIERYEAS encoded by the coding sequence GTGTTTAACAAAATTCTGATAGCGAACCGGGGCGAGATCGCACTCCGGGTCATTCGTGCCTGCCGGGAATTGGGAATCCGTACCGTTGCCGTGTACTCCACCGCCGATCGTGATTCACTCCATGTCCGTTTTGCAGATGAAGCCGTTTGTATCGGCCCTCCCCCCGGCAAAGAATCCTACCTGAATATTCCAAGAATCATTTCGGCTGCCGAAATCACCGGTGCGGATGCTATCCATCCCGGCTATGGGTTTTTGTCTGAAAATGCCGATTTCAGTGAAATCTGTTCCTCTCATGGAATCAAGTTTATCGGGCCGTCACCTGATATGATCAAATCCATGGGAGACAAGGCATTTGCCAAGGATACCATGAAAAAGGCAGGCGTTCCGGTGGTTCCCGGGTCTGATGGTTTGGTCCCCACCGCCGAGAAAGGGCGGGCCATTGCCGATCAGATGGGATATCCGGTCATTATCAAGGCTACAGCCGGAGGCGGTGGCCGTGGTATGCGGATCTGCAATTCAGGTGAAGAGTTTGAAAAATTGTTCAATATGGCCCGGACCGAAGCCGAATCGGCGTTCGGAAACGGAGCGGTTTATGTTGAAAAGTTCATTGTTGAACCCCGCCACGTTGAAATACAGGTGCTTGGCGATCAGCACGGAACCGTCATCCATCTAGGTGAACGGGATTGTTCGGTTCAGCGGCGGAATCAGAAACTGATCGAGGAATCTCCCTCGCCGGCCGTAACCCCTGAAATCAGAAAGAAAATGGGCGATGCAGCCATCAAGGGTGCCAAAGCCGTGAATTACGAAGGAGCCGGTACCATTGAGTTTCTGCTCGATAAATTCGGGAACTTCTATTTCATGGAAATGAATACACGTATTCAGGTCGAGCATCCGGTGACCGAAGAAGTGACCGGTCTGGATCTGATCCGCCAGCAGATACTGGTGGCAGCCGGAGAAAAACTCAAAATCAAATCGGTCAATCTTCATGGTCATGCCATTGAATGCCGGATCAATGCAGAGGATCCTGATCACGATTTCCGTCCCTCTGCCGGAATGATCACCAGTTTCCATGCCCCGGGCGGCCCTGGTGTCCGTGTGGATAGTCATGCCTACAACGGATACATGATCCCACCCAATTACGATTCCATGATCGGTAAACTTATCGTTCATGCTGATACAAGAGAAGAGGCCATCGAAAGAATGTACCGGGCACTCGATGAATTCGTGATTGAAGGCGTGAAAACCACCATCCCCTTCCATAAAAAGGTTATGAAATCGAAATTGTTCCGTAGCGGACATTTCGATACCAAGTTTATTGAACGCTACGAAGCCAGTTAA
- a CDS encoding glycogen debranching protein, producing MKKVFSYLFLFTFFASCGEKAIYDNGTFQVWRDRVGQGGFIAKATSDSSLESTYASGFTIPVKNTVFFKLAINGIDNERDFAQNHQWMIPVGADSVTTPVFTFGQADPALQGDPVFLDRDVRVTFRVDMRPVLSSFKSKGFFETFNKTRIDSSGFQGVYIAGNVAPLTWDFGRLTSQPDFRLSDPDGDSVFTVTLNIPHKATPVSANTDGKWSQTRDLSGLPRYQSDSPLLNALYRMSLEEMLLNIREDGAFMAGKEWMGVWTRDISYSIHLALAGIKSESSKTSLLAKTADGRIIQDTGTGGSWPVSTDRLVWSLAAWEIYLSTGDRDWLGKAYQLISQSVETDWKTAVDPATGLIRGESSFLDWREQSYPRWMDSKDIYDSYALGTVSVYAHTLSILSAMSEELGKPEPKWSQAAMRAKKSLNDQFWLPDSGYFSQYVYGRVHKTAAPGSETLGNSLLVLFGLTDSSRSFQSIRRIPSYAFGTPTFHPQLSDVSPYHNQSMWPFVQAYYTLAARQTRFLPGVEHGLASMIRAGALFLTNKENLVISTGDFMGTEINSDRQLWSVAGQLAMVHRVLLGMKPTVKGLAIRPMVPPGYTDRQSLTGFRYRDADISLTVIGFGTRMASATVNGEPVEKVLIPADATGPQTIVINMNNEWKEKESLRLLAEARIPAQPVVTADEGTTGMTWQPVDGAVDYEIFRNGVAVEKTRETAFRFTGSGYSEYQVRAWSPEGPSLLSRPVVVSPTRIAIEAEGKTRGETIIGGFSGTGYLFYRTGKNPSASWSVNFPEAGRWELRARYANGNGPINTNNKCGIRTLRVNGTPVGVMVFPQRGDGDWTNWGESSGLVLDLKAGPNTFTLTEDAWNRNMNGQVNDFLLDQWEWVKVGP from the coding sequence ATGAAAAAGGTATTCAGCTATCTGTTCCTGTTCACATTTTTCGCTTCCTGCGGTGAAAAAGCCATTTATGACAACGGTACTTTTCAGGTCTGGCGTGACCGCGTCGGGCAGGGCGGGTTTATAGCAAAAGCCACCAGCGATTCCAGCCTTGAATCTACCTATGCCAGTGGGTTTACTATTCCGGTGAAAAATACCGTTTTCTTCAAACTGGCCATCAACGGAATTGACAATGAGCGCGATTTTGCGCAAAACCATCAGTGGATGATTCCGGTGGGAGCCGACTCGGTCACGACCCCCGTGTTTACTTTCGGTCAGGCAGATCCGGCCTTACAGGGAGATCCGGTTTTTCTGGACCGGGATGTCCGGGTAACCTTTCGGGTTGATATGCGGCCTGTCCTGTCATCCTTTAAAAGCAAAGGATTTTTTGAAACATTCAATAAAACGCGCATCGATTCGTCCGGTTTTCAGGGTGTCTATATTGCTGGTAATGTCGCCCCCCTTACATGGGATTTCGGCCGCCTGACCAGTCAGCCAGACTTCAGGCTGAGCGATCCTGATGGAGATTCGGTTTTTACCGTCACACTTAACATCCCGCATAAGGCCACCCCGGTCAGTGCAAATACCGATGGAAAGTGGTCTCAGACCCGGGACCTTTCCGGCTTGCCCCGCTACCAATCGGATAGTCCGCTTCTGAATGCTCTGTACCGCATGTCACTTGAAGAAATGTTGCTGAACATCAGGGAAGATGGTGCCTTTATGGCCGGCAAGGAATGGATGGGTGTCTGGACCCGCGATATCAGTTACTCCATTCATCTGGCCCTGGCCGGTATTAAGTCGGAATCCTCGAAAACCAGCCTGCTTGCAAAAACCGCCGATGGAAGAATCATTCAGGATACCGGTACCGGTGGATCCTGGCCGGTTTCCACGGACCGGCTGGTCTGGTCCCTGGCGGCCTGGGAAATCTACCTCTCAACAGGTGATCGCGACTGGCTCGGGAAGGCCTATCAGCTCATCAGCCAATCGGTGGAAACTGATTGGAAAACCGCAGTGGACCCCGCGACCGGTCTGATTCGTGGTGAATCCAGTTTTCTGGACTGGCGAGAACAATCCTATCCCAGGTGGATGGATTCTAAAGATATTTATGACAGCTACGCGCTTGGAACCGTATCGGTTTATGCTCACACGCTCAGCATTCTTTCGGCCATGTCTGAGGAGTTGGGAAAACCGGAACCCAAATGGTCTCAGGCGGCCATGAGGGCGAAAAAATCGCTGAATGATCAATTCTGGTTGCCCGATTCAGGATATTTCAGTCAGTACGTCTATGGCCGTGTGCATAAAACAGCTGCTCCCGGATCGGAAACGCTTGGAAACTCGCTGCTGGTCCTGTTTGGTCTGACCGATTCATCCCGTTCATTCCAATCCATCCGCCGGATTCCCTCCTATGCGTTCGGAACTCCCACTTTTCATCCGCAGCTGTCTGATGTCAGCCCGTATCACAACCAATCCATGTGGCCGTTTGTTCAGGCTTATTACACACTTGCTGCCCGACAGACCCGGTTTTTACCGGGTGTTGAGCATGGGTTGGCTTCCATGATCAGAGCAGGGGCACTGTTCCTGACCAACAAAGAAAATCTGGTGATTTCCACCGGCGATTTTATGGGAACAGAAATCAATTCAGACCGCCAACTGTGGAGTGTGGCCGGCCAGCTGGCCATGGTTCACCGGGTTCTGCTCGGTATGAAACCGACAGTGAAAGGATTAGCTATCAGACCCATGGTTCCGCCTGGTTATACAGACCGGCAATCGTTAACCGGATTCAGGTACCGTGATGCGGATATCAGTCTGACCGTTATTGGTTTCGGTACCAGAATGGCCTCGGCCACTGTCAACGGAGAACCGGTAGAAAAGGTCCTCATTCCTGCAGATGCCACCGGACCTCAGACCATTGTGATTAACATGAACAATGAATGGAAGGAAAAGGAATCCCTGCGGTTGCTCGCAGAAGCGAGGATCCCGGCTCAGCCGGTTGTCACCGCTGATGAAGGAACAACTGGTATGACCTGGCAGCCCGTTGATGGGGCAGTGGACTATGAAATTTTCAGAAACGGGGTTGCGGTTGAAAAGACCCGTGAAACAGCATTCCGGTTTACCGGATCAGGATATTCTGAATATCAGGTCAGAGCCTGGTCACCCGAAGGACCCTCCCTGCTTAGCCGGCCGGTGGTGGTCAGTCCTACCCGGATTGCCATTGAAGCAGAAGGGAAAACCCGGGGAGAGACCATCATCGGTGGTTTTTCGGGAACCGGTTACCTCTTCTATCGGACCGGTAAAAATCCGTCTGCTTCCTGGTCTGTAAATTTCCCCGAAGCCGGGCGGTGGGAACTCAGGGCCCGGTATGCCAATGGAAACGGACCAATCAATACCAACAATAAGTGCGGAATCAGGACCTTGCGGGTAAACGGAACACCGGTCGGGGTCATGGTTTTCCCACAAAGAGGAGATGGGGATTGGACCAATTGGGGTGAATCATCCGGACTGGTACTTGATCTGAAAGCCGGTCCAAACACTTTTACCCTGACGGAGGATGCCTGGAACCGGAACATGAACGGTCAGGTGAACGATTTTCTGCTCGATCAGTGGGAATGGGTCAAAGTCGGACCCTGA
- a CDS encoding Hpt domain-containing protein — MGLINLSYLNDLADNDQDFIHEILTIFKTHTPAELEKLEAARQTADLQTIKAIAHKLKSSAANLGMSETQALFIRIETAVKSQKPYPQISDMISLVIDQCRQAIREVEEKLNA; from the coding sequence ATGGGACTGATCAATCTCTCATACCTGAACGATCTGGCAGACAATGATCAGGATTTTATTCACGAAATTCTTACCATTTTCAAAACGCATACCCCTGCTGAACTGGAGAAACTGGAAGCAGCCAGACAAACGGCTGACCTGCAGACCATCAAAGCCATTGCACATAAGCTGAAAAGTTCGGCTGCCAATCTCGGTATGAGTGAAACTCAGGCTCTGTTTATCCGGATCGAAACGGCCGTCAAAAGTCAGAAGCCTTATCCTCAAATCTCTGACATGATTTCTCTGGTCATTGATCAGTGCAGGCAAGCCATCAGAGAAGTAGAAGAAAAACTGAACGCCTGA
- the accB gene encoding acetyl-CoA carboxylase biotin carboxyl carrier protein: MDLKDIRQLIKMVDESNVDEVRLEKDDFKIVVRKGRGFVTMQPSPAQPVSYQMQAPPVAPAPVSPAVTAAAAPAASEAPAASEKYHEIKSPIVGTFYTSPAPDADVYVKPGDSVSAGDVICIIEAMKLMNEIESDVSGKIVKVMVENGKPVEFGQVLFLVEPNK, translated from the coding sequence ATGGATTTAAAAGATATCCGTCAACTCATTAAAATGGTTGATGAAAGCAATGTCGATGAAGTCCGGCTCGAGAAAGATGACTTTAAAATTGTTGTCCGGAAGGGTCGTGGATTTGTGACCATGCAACCTTCTCCTGCCCAGCCCGTTTCTTATCAGATGCAGGCTCCGCCGGTTGCTCCGGCCCCCGTATCACCCGCCGTAACGGCCGCCGCTGCTCCTGCTGCAAGTGAAGCTCCTGCTGCCTCGGAGAAATATCATGAAATTAAATCACCCATCGTTGGGACCTTCTACACATCACCCGCTCCCGATGCTGATGTCTATGTGAAACCAGGTGACTCGGTCAGTGCCGGGGACGTAATCTGTATCATCGAAGCCATGAAACTCATGAATGAGATTGAATCGGATGTATCTGGAAAAATTGTGAAGGTGATGGTGGAAAACGGTAAACCTGTCGAATTCGGTCAGGTCCTTTTCCTTGTAGAGCCCAACAAGTAA
- a CDS encoding Rieske 2Fe-2S domain-containing protein, translating into MTKTIRLCPVSEVPESKPRCVSAEGTHFAVYRLESDFVVIRDECPHQMASFEGAPCINGTLTCGFHGWVFDLKTGVPMKGFGNLTLYPVRVENDFILIDYHEDQSGQSAYHASFIR; encoded by the coding sequence ATGACAAAGACCATTCGTTTATGTCCGGTGAGTGAGGTTCCGGAATCAAAACCCCGATGCGTGTCGGCGGAAGGCACCCATTTTGCTGTTTATCGCCTGGAATCTGACTTTGTGGTGATCCGGGATGAGTGTCCCCATCAGATGGCTTCCTTCGAGGGGGCCCCCTGTATCAACGGTACGCTCACCTGTGGATTTCATGGCTGGGTTTTCGATTTAAAAACCGGTGTGCCCATGAAGGGGTTCGGCAACCTGACCCTCTACCCGGTCCGGGTTGAAAATGATTTTATCCTCATCGACTATCATGAGGATCAGTCGGGTCAATCGGCCTATCACGCATCATTTATCCGCTGA
- a CDS encoding L-lysine 6-transaminase, protein MTHSALQITPETVHSTLRKHMLVDGFDLVLDLEKSEGSYLADKRTGRRFVDFFTFFASTPIGFNHPRIARDHDFLARLTRASLMKPSNSDIYTEEMAAFVATYSRVGIPGHLPYLFLIDGGTLAVENALKVAFDWKVRLNFEKGYQSEKGHQIIHFRQAFHGRSGYCISLTNTVPDKTAYFPKFDWPRIVNPGLHFPLTDESVAATQQLEEQAILEIKQAIAANKDDIAAIIIEPIQAEGGDVHFRKSFLQSLRQIADESDVLLIFDEVQTGFGLTGKFWAHEHFVEPDILAFGKKSQICGVLAGKRIDTVPANVFHTPSRINSTWGGNLTDMVRSTRYLEIIEEEDLVGHANSAGAYLLHHIQSLALEFEGMVTNPRGLGLMCAFDLPSADLRKQFISRCYDNGLMILVCGPRSIRFRPALNIPLTVIDEGIAIIRQVLSTLR, encoded by the coding sequence ATGACCCATTCTGCACTTCAGATCACACCGGAAACCGTTCACTCCACCCTGCGTAAACACATGCTGGTTGATGGATTCGATCTGGTTCTGGACCTCGAAAAAAGCGAGGGATCCTATCTGGCTGACAAGCGTACCGGCCGCCGGTTCGTCGATTTCTTCACTTTTTTCGCCTCGACTCCCATTGGTTTCAACCACCCAAGGATTGCCCGGGATCATGACTTCCTGGCCCGTCTGACACGTGCTTCGCTGATGAAGCCTTCCAACTCGGATATCTACACAGAGGAAATGGCCGCCTTCGTGGCCACCTATTCCAGAGTCGGAATTCCCGGACATCTGCCCTATCTCTTCCTGATTGATGGCGGAACCCTGGCGGTTGAAAATGCCCTGAAGGTTGCCTTCGACTGGAAAGTCAGGCTCAACTTTGAAAAAGGTTATCAATCGGAAAAAGGGCACCAGATTATTCACTTTAGGCAGGCGTTCCATGGCCGGTCGGGGTATTGCATATCCCTGACCAACACAGTTCCCGATAAAACGGCCTACTTCCCCAAATTTGACTGGCCCCGTATAGTAAATCCGGGCCTGCATTTCCCGCTGACCGATGAATCGGTGGCCGCAACACAGCAATTGGAAGAACAGGCGATTCTTGAAATCAAACAGGCCATTGCCGCCAACAAGGATGATATCGCCGCCATAATCATCGAGCCAATTCAGGCTGAAGGAGGCGATGTTCATTTCAGAAAAAGCTTCCTCCAGAGTCTTCGCCAGATTGCTGATGAAAGTGATGTGCTGCTGATTTTTGATGAAGTTCAGACCGGATTTGGCCTGACCGGAAAATTCTGGGCACATGAGCACTTTGTTGAACCGGACATCCTGGCCTTCGGAAAAAAATCGCAAATCTGCGGTGTGCTTGCAGGCAAGCGGATTGATACCGTTCCTGCGAACGTTTTCCACACTCCTTCCCGGATTAACTCAACCTGGGGCGGAAACCTGACCGATATGGTCCGGTCGACCCGCTATCTGGAAATCATTGAGGAAGAAGACCTGGTCGGTCATGCCAACAGTGCCGGTGCTTATCTGCTTCACCATATCCAGAGTCTGGCTCTTGAATTCGAAGGGATGGTAACCAATCCGCGCGGACTTGGTCTGATGTGCGCGTTTGATCTGCCATCGGCCGACCTGAGGAAGCAATTTATCAGCCGGTGTTATGACAATGGATTGATGATTCTGGTTTGCGGACCACGTTCCATCCGGTTCCGTCCGGCACTGAACATTCCGCTCACCGTCATTGATGAAGGCATTGCCATCATCCGACAGGTCCTTTCTACCCTTCGCTGA
- a CDS encoding EVE domain-containing protein, giving the protein MRYWLVKSEPDVYSWDRLVREGETVWDGVRNYQARNNLRDMRKGDQVLFYHSNNGMEVVGIAVVSKESFPDPGSDNPAWLAVCLKPWQALKKPLALTLMKQTPELSQLGLIRQGRLSVMPVSPEEFNLICSLGGHP; this is encoded by the coding sequence ATGCGATATTGGCTCGTGAAGTCAGAACCCGATGTCTATTCGTGGGATCGGTTGGTCAGGGAAGGAGAGACCGTATGGGATGGGGTAAGGAACTATCAGGCACGCAACAACCTGCGGGATATGAGAAAGGGTGACCAGGTTTTGTTTTATCACAGTAACAACGGAATGGAAGTGGTCGGAATTGCGGTTGTCAGCAAAGAATCGTTTCCCGACCCTGGTTCCGATAATCCGGCCTGGCTGGCGGTTTGTCTGAAACCATGGCAGGCTCTGAAAAAACCATTGGCGCTGACGCTGATGAAACAAACACCGGAATTGAGTCAATTGGGTCTGATCAGACAGGGAAGGCTGTCGGTCATGCCGGTTTCACCCGAAGAATTTAATCTGATCTGCTCATTGGGAGGGCATCCATGA
- a CDS encoding pyruvate, phosphate dikinase, whose protein sequence is MSAENRKYVYYFGHGTSDGRADMKNLLGGKGANLCEMTNMGLPVPAGLVITTEVCVEYYQNNWNYPHGLEKQVEEALSKIESDMGKKFGDTKNPLLVSVRSGARVSMPGMMDTILNLGLNDETVKGLIASTGNERFAYDSYRRFIMMYSDVVLGVGKKGESNYFDEVIEKRKHAKGITDDTHLDAKDLKDFVKEFKALVKKLSGKPFPEDPKEQLWGAIAAVFRSWMNPRAIEYRKIYQIPESWGTAVNVMAMVYGNMGDDSGTGVAFTRNPATGENKIYGEYLINAQGEDVVAGIRTPKPIAELDAEAPAIYKQLLDTAHTLEKHYRDMQDLEFTVERGRLFMLQCRNGKRTGMSALRIAVDLVEEGLITKSEALGRIEPNQLNQLLRPTFDADEKKAAIKAGKLLGKGLPAGPGAASGRVVFRSEDVEDMLKKYNEPVLLVRVETSPEDIRGMRLSEGILTARGGMTSHAALVARQMGKVCIVGCESISIDYHDFTMTINGQTYDQGTWISIDGNTGEVISGHLKTKPSDVVRKYVLNENVTGSADLHYYEKIMEWADEVRSMKIYGNADQPDQCETAMAFGAQGIGLCRTEHMFFGEDRIMLVREMLLSDTEKERRKYLAGLLKLQRQDFEGIFEVMKGYPVIIRTLDPPLHEFLPKDKDTLRDVAMAMKVQPARLRRKVEELHEENPMLGTRGCRLGIIFPEIIEMQAQAILEAAINVKGKGIPVDVEIMIPLVNTLTEINHQKAVVDRVARKVFADRQIEIPYKVGTMIEIPRAALTADEIAKTAEFFSFGTNDLTQTTMGISRDDAGKFLPFYIENNIFPVDPFVTIDQAGVGKLMQFAVQGGRMTRPDIEIGICGEHGGEPQSIMFGASIGLNYVSCSPFRIPIARLAAAQAALQAKK, encoded by the coding sequence ATGTCTGCTGAAAACCGGAAATACGTCTACTACTTTGGTCATGGAACATCCGATGGCCGTGCCGATATGAAAAACCTTCTGGGAGGTAAAGGGGCAAACCTTTGCGAAATGACCAACATGGGACTTCCGGTTCCCGCCGGTCTGGTAATCACCACCGAAGTGTGTGTTGAATACTATCAGAACAACTGGAATTATCCTCACGGACTTGAGAAACAAGTTGAAGAGGCCTTGTCAAAAATTGAATCGGACATGGGCAAAAAGTTCGGCGACACCAAAAATCCCCTGCTGGTATCAGTCCGGTCGGGTGCACGTGTGTCGATGCCGGGAATGATGGATACCATTCTGAATCTTGGATTGAATGATGAAACGGTTAAAGGGCTGATTGCCTCGACCGGCAATGAGCGTTTCGCCTATGACTCGTACCGGCGGTTTATCATGATGTACTCCGATGTGGTTCTCGGGGTCGGCAAGAAAGGTGAATCGAACTATTTTGACGAAGTGATCGAAAAGCGCAAACATGCCAAGGGGATTACTGATGACACCCATCTGGATGCAAAGGACCTGAAGGATTTTGTAAAGGAATTCAAAGCGCTGGTTAAAAAACTTTCCGGAAAACCCTTCCCCGAAGATCCGAAAGAGCAATTATGGGGTGCCATTGCAGCCGTTTTCCGGTCATGGATGAATCCGAGAGCCATTGAATACCGCAAAATTTACCAGATTCCTGAAAGCTGGGGAACCGCCGTCAATGTCATGGCCATGGTCTATGGCAACATGGGTGATGACTCGGGAACGGGAGTCGCATTTACCAGAAATCCGGCCACCGGCGAAAATAAAATTTATGGTGAGTATCTCATCAATGCACAGGGCGAAGATGTGGTTGCCGGGATCCGCACACCCAAACCTATCGCAGAACTGGATGCAGAAGCACCTGCCATTTACAAACAACTGCTCGATACGGCCCATACCCTCGAAAAGCATTACCGTGACATGCAGGATCTCGAATTCACGGTTGAACGCGGACGGCTGTTCATGCTTCAATGCCGGAATGGAAAACGGACAGGTATGTCTGCACTGCGGATTGCGGTTGACCTTGTTGAGGAAGGGTTAATTACCAAATCGGAAGCCTTGGGACGGATTGAACCCAATCAGTTAAACCAGTTGCTGCGCCCCACCTTTGATGCTGATGAGAAAAAGGCAGCCATTAAAGCTGGAAAATTACTGGGTAAGGGACTTCCTGCCGGCCCCGGAGCAGCATCGGGCCGCGTGGTTTTCCGGTCAGAAGACGTGGAAGACATGCTCAAGAAATACAATGAACCCGTTCTGCTGGTTCGTGTTGAAACCTCACCAGAAGACATCAGAGGAATGCGACTTTCTGAAGGTATTCTGACTGCACGTGGCGGGATGACCTCACATGCGGCTCTGGTAGCCCGTCAGATGGGTAAAGTCTGTATCGTGGGATGCGAGTCGATTTCCATCGATTATCATGATTTTACCATGACCATCAACGGTCAGACCTATGATCAGGGCACGTGGATTTCCATCGATGGAAATACCGGGGAAGTTATTTCGGGCCACCTGAAAACCAAACCTTCCGACGTGGTTCGCAAGTACGTTCTGAACGAAAACGTTACCGGTTCAGCCGACCTTCATTACTATGAAAAAATCATGGAATGGGCCGACGAGGTACGTTCTATGAAAATTTACGGAAATGCCGACCAGCCCGATCAGTGTGAAACCGCCATGGCCTTTGGTGCTCAGGGTATCGGTCTCTGCCGTACTGAACACATGTTCTTCGGTGAAGACCGGATTATGCTGGTTCGGGAAATGCTGTTGTCGGATACCGAGAAAGAGCGCCGGAAATATCTGGCCGGTCTGCTGAAACTTCAGCGGCAGGATTTTGAGGGAATTTTTGAAGTGATGAAGGGATACCCGGTAATTATCCGGACACTCGACCCGCCTCTTCATGAATTTCTGCCAAAGGACAAGGACACCCTCCGCGATGTAGCCATGGCCATGAAGGTTCAACCAGCCAGACTGCGTCGCAAGGTTGAGGAACTGCACGAGGAAAACCCCATGCTGGGAACCCGTGGTTGCCGGCTGGGAATCATCTTCCCTGAAATTATTGAAATGCAGGCACAGGCCATTCTTGAGGCTGCCATCAATGTGAAAGGAAAAGGCATTCCGGTCGATGTGGAAATCATGATTCCGCTGGTTAATACCCTGACCGAAATCAATCATCAGAAGGCGGTCGTTGATCGTGTGGCCCGGAAAGTCTTTGCGGACCGTCAAATCGAGATTCCGTATAAAGTCGGAACCATGATTGAAATTCCGCGTGCGGCTCTTACTGCCGATGAAATTGCAAAAACAGCCGAGTTTTTCTCCTTCGGTACCAATGACCTTACCCAGACCACCATGGGGATTTCACGGGATGACGCAGGAAAATTCCTTCCGTTCTACATCGAAAACAACATCTTCCCCGTCGATCCGTTTGTCACCATCGATCAGGCCGGGGTTGGTAAACTTATGCAATTTGCGGTACAGGGCGGCCGGATGACCCGGCCAGATATCGAAATCGGTATCTGCGGTGAGCATGGCGGAGAACCACAGAGTATCATGTTTGGTGCTTCCATCGGACTGAACTATGTGAGCTGTTCACCCTTCCGGATTCCGATTGCACGTCTGGCTGCAGCACAGGCTGCCCTTCAGGCGAAAAAGTAA
- a CDS encoding YqgE/AlgH family protein, which translates to MKLPSVQPRTPAKGKLLLSEPMLQDPNFRRTVVLLCEHSPDGSFGLIINKPIPITLDEVMPGQSLPEIPLFLGGPVQPDTLHILHKLGEAIAGSVEVTPGVWWGGDFEEIRQMLTLGVADGADCRFFIGYSGWAEGQLQDEMNQGGWLVADNRPGYSFTEDPDHLWRQILRDMGGDYSILSNFPENPKMN; encoded by the coding sequence ATGAAATTGCCATCTGTGCAGCCGAGAACTCCGGCAAAGGGAAAGTTACTGCTGTCTGAACCGATGCTTCAGGATCCGAATTTCAGAAGAACGGTGGTCCTGCTCTGCGAACACAGTCCGGATGGTTCTTTTGGTCTGATTATCAACAAACCAATTCCCATTACCCTTGATGAAGTAATGCCCGGCCAGAGTCTTCCCGAAATTCCCCTGTTTCTGGGGGGACCCGTGCAGCCGGATACCCTTCATATCCTTCATAAACTGGGTGAGGCCATTGCCGGATCTGTTGAAGTTACGCCGGGGGTTTGGTGGGGAGGTGATTTTGAAGAAATCAGACAGATGCTCACACTGGGTGTGGCAGATGGCGCTGATTGCCGGTTTTTTATCGGGTACTCCGGTTGGGCTGAAGGCCAGTTACAGGATGAAATGAACCAGGGAGGGTGGCTGGTTGCCGACAACCGCCCCGGATATTCATTCACTGAAGACCCTGATCATCTCTGGCGGCAGATTCTCCGCGACATGGGAGGCGATTACTCGATCCTGTCCAATTTCCCCGAAAATCCGAAAATGAACTGA